In Drosophila nasuta strain 15112-1781.00 chromosome 2R, ASM2355853v1, whole genome shotgun sequence, a single genomic region encodes these proteins:
- the LOC132784942 gene encoding odorant receptor 85c-like, with product MPMAKMDSFLKYANFFYTAVGIEPYTRVSRKSAPSIWISFVFWSNIINLSLVLLGETVYVLISFATGEHIVEAIMVMSYIGFVLVGMNKMAFVWWKKESLSGIMHQLEELFPRTKETQSEYQLDRYLESCSRLSLTFSLLYSVLIWTYNLFNIAQYLVYELWLKTRIVGLTLPYMMYIPWHWEGNWSYYLLLFSQNFAGYTSAAGQVSTDLLLCAVATLIIMHYDYLGRIIEFKQLTGDWSQDSRFLAQVVQYHERLLSLSAELNEIFGVPLLLNFLISSFVICFVGFQMTIGVPPDLMIKLLLFLVSSLCQVYLICHHGQLIADASSGIALAAYKQDWNFADVRYRKTLVFIIARSQKPAFLKATVFMQITRGTMTELLQLSYKFFALLRTMYAK from the exons ATGCCGATGGCCAAAATGGATAGTTTCCTGAAGTACGCCAACTTCTTCTACACGGCAGTTGGAATTGAACCTTATACAAGAGTTTCACGCAAAAGTGCGCCCAGCATATGGATTAGTTTTGTCTTCTGGTCGAACATTATAAATCTAAGTTTGGTGCTTTTGGGTGAGACTGTCTATGTGCTGATTTCCTTTGCCACTGGCGAACACATCGTGGAAGCCATCATGGTAATGTCCTACATTGGCTTCGTGCTCGTCGGGATGAACAAAATGGCATTTGTTTGGTGGAAGAAAGAATCGCTGAGTGGCATAATGCATCAATTGGAGGAGCTCTTTCCACGCACGAAGGAGACTCAGTCAGAGTATCAATTGGATAGATATCTGGAGAGTTGCTCTCGCCTGAGTTTGACCTTCTCGCTACTTTACTCTGTGCTCATCTGGACTTATAATCTGTTCAACATTGCGCAGTACTTGGTCTACGAATTGTGGCTCAAGACACGCATCGTCGGACTCACTCTTCCCTATATGATGTATATCCCTTGGCACTGGGAAGGAAATTGGTCCTATTATCTGCTGCTCTTCTCGCAGAACTTTGCTGGCTACACTTCGGCAGCTGGACAAGTTTCAACGGATCTCTTGCTCTGCGCTGTGGCCACTTTGATCATCATGCACTACGATTATCTGGGCAGGATTATAGAGTTTAAGCAGCTCACTGGAGATTGGTCGCAAGATTCGCGTTTCCTGGCACAAGTTGTGCAATATCATGAGCGTCTTTTGAGCTTGTCAGCGGAACTAAATGAGATCTTTGGTGTGCCGCTGTTGCTCAACTTTCTCATCTCTTCGTTTGTCATCTGCTTTGTGGGCTTTCAAATGACAATCGGAGTGCCGCCTGATCTGATGATCAAGTTGCTCTTGTTCTTGGTCTCCTCTCTGTGTCAAGTGTATTTGATTTGCCATCACGGACAACTGATTGCCGATGCA AGCTCTGGCATTGCTTTGGCTGCCTATAAACAAGATTGGAACTTCGCTGATGTCAGATATCGCAAGACTTTGGTCTTTATCATTGCTCGCTCCCAAAAACCAGCTTTTCTCAAAGCAACTGTTTTCATGCAGATCACCAGAGGCACAATGACTGAG TTGCTGCAATTGTCCTACAAATTCTTTGCTCTGCTGCGTACCATGTATGCCAAGTAA